In the Microcebus murinus isolate Inina chromosome X, M.murinus_Inina_mat1.0, whole genome shotgun sequence genome, CAAAGCCAGATGCTGAGACTGTGCCCACTTCTGAGAGTGAGGTTGGGTCAAGCGCTCAGGCCTGTAGAAAGACTCAGCCTAACGTCCATGACTACTACTGGAATGGGATTGGTGTTGAGGATTGGATTGCTGCTGAGCGGTGGATCAAATTTAGGTTTCAGGCCATGGATGGAGACTGGGAGAATAGTGTGTCCTGGGCTGATGATGAGAATGTAGCCGGTATTGGTTCCTGGAGTGGGGCTAATGATAAGGCTGATATTGCTGGGTCCTGGGCTGTGGCTTGTGATGAGGCCAGTGTTAAGTCCTGGGCTGGGGCTAGAGCAGAGAATGAGGTTAGTATTGGgtcctgggctggagctgggaacCAGGCCAGTGGAGGGATCTGGGTTGGGGGTCAGTCTAGTGAGGGGTCGTGGGCGGGGGACAAAGCCAGTGGAAGCACCTGGGCAGTGGCTGAGGGCAGGGCTATTGGAGTGTCCTGGACTGGGGCTGAGAACCAGGCCTGTGGAGGCGCTTGGGCTGTCTCTGGGAATCAGGCCATTggagaggtctgggctgggggtCAGGCCAGTGATGGGTCCTGGCCTGGGGGCCAGGCTAGTGGGGtgtcctgggctggggcaggggccatTGGAGGATCCTGGACTGGGGCTGAGAACCAGGTCAGTGGAGCATCTTGGGCTGGGGCTGCGGCTGGGAATATGTATACCGTTGGATACTGGACTGGGGCTGTGGACCAGACCAATGGATTGTCTTGGGCTGGGACTGGTGATCAGTCTGGTAATGGGTCCAAGCCTCAATTTGAGGGTCAGGCCAGTggagggtgcagggtggggcctgaggaCCAGTCCAGTGGTGGATCCTGGGCTAACATTGCAGACCAAGCTAGCGGAGGGTCCAGGCTGGGGCCTGTAGATCAGTCTGGTGGTGGGTcctgggctgaggctggggatGCAGCCATGGGAGGAGCCTGGACTGAGACTGGTGATCAGTCTGGTGGTGGTTCCAAGCCTAGATTTGAGAATCAGGCCAGTGAAGGAGGATCTTGGGTTGGAGCCGTTGGACAGGCTGGTGGAGGGTCCAAGTTGGGGCCTGAGGATCAGTCCAGTGGAAGGTCTTGGGCTAACTCTGGGGACCAAATCAATGGAGGGTTCTTGGTTGCGGCTGTGGACCAGGCCACTGGAGGGTcctgggctggggccggggctggggctggggatcCAGCTAGTGGTGGAGCAAAGCCTGTATTTGAGGATCAAGCCAGTGGTGGAGGGTCCTGGGCTAATGCTGGGGACCAGACTGGTGGAGGATCTAGGCTGGGGCCCAGGGAGCAGTCCAGTGGAGTTTCCTGGGCTGGCACTGGGGACCAGGCCAGTGGATGGTTCTGTATTTACACTGGGAATCAGACCCATGGAGGAGGGTCTTGGGGTGGGGCTGGTGGCCAGGATGTTGGAGTGTCTATGCCAGGGTCCACAGACCAATCCAGTGGTGGATCCTGGGCTGGCACTGGGAGTCAGGTCAGTGGAGggtcctgggctggggctggggctggggctgtggatcAGGTTGGTGGCTGTTCCAAATCTGGATTTGAGGGTCAGACCATTGGAGGAGGATTCTGGATTAGTGCTGGAGACCAAGCTTCTGGGGCGTCCAGGCCAGGGCCTGAGGATCAGTCCAGTGGAGGATGTTCCTGGGGTGTGGCTGGTGGCCAGCTCATTGCAGGTTCTAGGCCAGGGCCTGCAGACCAGTCCAGTGGTGGGTCCTGGACTGGCACTGGGAATCAGGCCAGTGGAATGTCCTGGGTTGGCCCTGGGGATCAGGCTGGTGGCTGTTCCAAACCTGAATTTGAGGGTCAAGCCTGTGGAGGAGGCTCCTGGGCTGGCTCTGGGGACCAGGGCAGTGGAGAACCCTGGGTTGTATCTAGGCCTGAGAATGAGGCCAGTGGAGAGTCTAGGCTAGAGCCTGAGGGCCAGGCCAGTGGAAGGTTCCAGGTCAGTTTTGAGGTGGAGGCCAATGAAGGATTCTGGTTTGGCCCTGGGGCTGAGGCCTGTATAGGGACTTGGTGTTGGACAGGGGAAGAGGCTATTATTTTGCCCAGGCTTGATATTAAGGAAAAGGCCATTGAATCTAAatcaggggctggggaagaggctGGCGTTAGTTCTAGCTCTGAGGCTGAGAACAAGGCGGTTATTGGCTGCTGGGTCAGACCTCAGGAGGCAGCTTTTATGGGCTTCTGTGTAGGGGCTGAGGCCGGTGCTGAGGCCGGTGCTGAGGCAGGAGCTGAGGCCGGTGCTGAGACCCGGGCTGAGGCCGGTGCTGAGGCCGGTGCTGAGACCCGGGCTGAGGCCGGTGCTGAGGCAGGAGCTGAGGCCGGGGCTGAGGCCGGTGCTGAGACCGGGGCTGAGGCCGGTGCTGAGACCGGGGCTGAGGCCggggctgaggcaggggctgAGGCCGGTGCTGAGACCGGGGCTGAGGCCGGGGCTGAGGCCGGTGCTgaggcaggggctgaggcaggggctgaggcagggggtgAGGCCggggctgaggcaggggctgAGAGAGGGGCTGAGGCCACGGCTGAGTCAGAGGCTGAGGCCGAAGTTgaggaaggggctgaggcctgggcTGTGGCAGGGGCCGAGGGAGGGGCCGTGGCAGGGGCCGAGGGAGGGGCCGTGGCAGGGGCCgagggaggggctgtggcaggggccgagggaggggctgtggcaggggctggggccaggaggggGTTTTGGTCTTTGGGTGGAGATGCAACCACTATAGGGTTTAGACTTGGGGCTAGGGAAGAAGCTGGTGCAGCATCCTGGACTTTGGCTTGGGATATGGATGAGGATGAGCTAAGTAGAGAGTCCAGCCCTGATATTGAGGAGATCAGTTTAAGGTCTTTGTTTTGGGCTGAGAGTGAGAACAGTAATGAGTTCAGATCCAAGAGTGAGAGAGATGTCAATTTTGAGTCTGGGGCTGGCGATAACGCCAGCATCAAGGATAACTTTGAGGCTGCTGATGGAGTTGATATAAGTTCTTGGTTCTGTTCTGATTATGAAAACAGAAGTGAGGACAAATCTGCACCTGAGGCTAAAGCCAAAATGTCAGCTGAGTCAAGAGGCACATATCCATCCATGGTCCCTGGGGCAGGAATGGGGTTATTGGATGGAGCCATGATCTGGTCGGAAACAAAGTTTCCACACCAAATTGCGGCCAGCTTCCTAGCTGAAGGTGATGTTAGAAAGCAAGTAAGGCACTGGTCCTGCCGCTGCAAACGCGAAGCTAATCTGGATCCACAAGATCTTGAAAAACTCATTTGCATGGTTGAGATGACCGAAAATCCTTCTGTTCACGAAATAGCCAATAATGCTCTATATAACAGTGCTGATTATCCTTATTCCCACGAAATTGTTCGTAACATGGGTGGAATCTCAGTTATTGAAAGCTTGCTCAGTAATCCCCACCCCAGTGTTAGGCAGAAGGCTTTAAATGCACTGAATAACATCTCAGTGGCTGCTGAAAATCATAGGAAGGTTAAAACATACTTAAGCCAAGTATGTGAAGACACTGTCACCTATCCCTTAAATTCAAATGTTCAGCTGGCTGGACTAAGATTGATAAGGCACCTGACTATTACCAGTGAATATCAGCATATGGttacaaattatatttcagaatttcttcGTTTGTTAACTCTGGGAAGTGGGGAAACTAAAGACCATGTTTTGGGaatgcttttgaatttctctaaaaatccatctatgacaaaagACTTGCTCATTGCTAATGCACCAACATCACTGATTAACATTTTTAgtaagaaagagacaaaagagaatATTCTTAATGCTCTTtcactatttgaaaatataaattaccattttaaaagaagagcAAAAGCATTTTGCCAGGATCAGTTCAGTAAAAATTCCCTTTATTTCCTATTCCAACGACCTAAAGCATGTGCCAAGAAACTTCGAGCCTTAGCAGCAGAATGCAATGACCCTGAGGTGAAAGAGAAAGTTGAGCTATTAATAAGTAAACTCTGATTGGCTGTATGTTCCCAAACAAATTTGAgtaatattttggttttgtacCCGGAAGTAATGCACATTGTAAATTGCATTATGACTTCGAAACTGATGTTACCTATGATGGTCTATAGCTGGACCATTTTACGAACACCAAATGAATTCAAACTTGTACTGAAAATACATGTGTTGATTTTTATCTTGTCTGGATTGAGATATTTTTAGTATGCTTCATGAGCAGAAACTGAACTGATTCTTCATAAGTAAGGTAATCTTTGGTCCTTTGTGTGGACTTATGTTTATAcatttaagactttatttttatgtcatcaaTAAAGTTGTGTCTTTtaagcagcagaaaaaaaaagtcattgtccTTGTCCTTGAGTTTGGTCATTTGGTGTGCAGGATGGGTctgagctggggtggggacaggagtggTGACTGGAAATTGGAAAACCAGTTAGGAAGTGACCACAGTAGTCCAGGCACGAGATGGCTGTGGGAATGGTAAGGAGAGAATGGAAGTGAGAGACCCTTTGAATCAATAAGTGCTGGGATATATTCTGGGGACATACAGGGAGGGCCAATTTTATTTTAGGGACCTGGGGACATTTGATAGAAAACCATCCTCTTTCTTGGTTAATCCTAGTGTCTATGTAAGTGAATCAGATAAGTACTACTttgaaataacaagaaaatatagTAGAAGAAAATACGTTTTCATGCTTCTATCAGATTTCTTTTATAAGGTTGGTTAAGGTGGGGCCTTTATGGAACAATCGAGAGTGCTGTTGGGGTCCACATGGGAGAAGAcccccctctctcccaccccataGTGTTGATGAGGGTGGTaagggtgtgtggggaggggcacTCTCAAACTGCAAGTGGGAGTGCACATTGGTACAAGGTCCATTGGGATACTGGCTCAGAAGCCTTCAAGATGTACATCTTGACCTGGTAATTCCACTTGTAGAAATTTGTCCTTAGGAAGTAGTCAAATAGTTGTCTTGTACAAAGCTGTGCATCTTCAAACTGTTTTGAAGGGTGAAAAATTGTAAATGACTCAAATATCACAAAATAGGCAGTTGGCTAACAAATTAAGGTATGTCTATACATTTaagtattctgcagctgttgaaAATACTGATGGacatctacatttatttatttatttatttattttttgaaacagagtctcactttgttgcccaggctagagagccatggcatcagcctagctcacagcaacctcaaactcaaactcctgggctcaagtgatccttctgcctcagcctcccgagtagctgggactacaggcatgcaccagcacgcccggctaattttttctatgtatttttagttggccaattaatttctttctatttttagtagagacggggtctcacttttgctcaggctggttttgaactcttgaccttgagtgatccacccaccttgtcctcccagagtgctaggattacaggcgtgagccacggcgcccggccctaCATTTATTTACGTGGGAAAATTCAGTGTATAATCTTAAGTGTGAAAAATAGCTGGCAAAACCATATGCCATACTTTTTACAGAAAGAAAGTATGTATCTAAATTATCTCTCTATATAAACTTTGGTGCATACTCTGAAAATGTTAATAGTTCTTTATGGGCtcatgggtgatttttttttcttttctttttcttttttcttttggttttttccccACAGAGGCTACAACTCCGCAGATGGgaggttttatcttttttttttactcgtctatatttttatgatatttacaTAATAAACAAGGATTTCTTGCATAATTtaccaaaaaggaaaagtttgGGTTCAAGCTAGGCAGGCCTGTCAATAGTATTTGAGGGACTTGGAGCAAAAATACAAATGGAGGTTCACATACTTATTTGTAAATATTCGGAAGgtataacttaaaattttaaataagtattgtTTAAATAAAGCTGTAAGTGTGAAAATTTAAATCTTATTAACTCCtttaaaaataagactatttATGATTCTAGCATGTGATGGCCACCAATTTTCCATTGCAAAAAAACATGCTATCACACTTGGGGTGGATTCTGCCATCTGCTGCGCTGATCCCCCTGAGAATAAAGAGCTTATTATTTCAGTTGCTAGGAGTGCTGCCATTAGATAGTTTTCAGCTGTCATCCCTCTTTAGGAATTTCCTCAACTGAAGAGAGCCACCTCCCCCAGGGTCATACTCCCTTCCTGGGGGTACTTCACATCTAATGACTGATGGACATGGCCTTCTTGCCCCTAACTGGAACAGCTTAACTTCTCCCTCTGTccaatcctgcttccttcttttcccttccacAGGTGTTGATTCCCTAATAAAAACCCTTCACGCTGAACTCTGTCTCTGAGTCTGCTCCCTGGGAAGCCAACCTGCAACAGTTGGTACAAGAAGTGGTTCAAGAAAATACATGCTGTGATGACATTTTGGAGCTGAATCACCTGCTGCCCAGCTGGCAATGAGGATCTCGTCATTGGTGGTAGGTGGAGTAGATAGGCCTCCGGAACAAGGTGGCAGAGGAATTGTTAAAGCTGTCACTGGTGGTGAACTGGGGTGGCATATGGGTAGAAGGGAGTGCATTAACTGGTGCCATGTATCAGACCTTTGAGAAATATGTGGGAAATATTTACTATAAGGAAGGCCAGAAAATTGGGTTGCTATTGCTAAGCTTGATCGACCtctagaaaagaataataaaaagctGAATTAAGTTAATCTACAACTAAAAGCTACATTTGAAAGGCAGAAGACTTCATTCATAGCATCTAAAGAGACTCTCATCTTTTTCAGGTAGAGGGTAGAGAAATCTAAGGACCAGACCCAGGACTTACTTGAGAGCAAGCttcaaagaaagttaaaattcCAACCAAGACAAGTCTTCTATGCTAAGCTCAGGACCCTTGTTAGGAAGGAATGGGACCCTGACACTGGGAATGGGGACATCTGGACTGATGTTCCTAAAAATCTTGTGTCCCCAGATTCTCCTGAGCCCCTTGAGCGTTCAGAAATGTCCCACTCCTCCCTATTAAGGGCTAGCATTCCACCTTGTTTGAACATACAGTGTCCTTTTCCTTGTAAGACAATATAAGTTTCCTTTGGAATCTGCTCCCACCTTCCATCCTGGACCCTAGGCCTATAGGTTAAGCCAGAGCACAACCTAGCTGGTGATGTGCTTGGCCTagtgaagaaggaaagggaatatACTGGCAAGGAGTTTCAGGACCTAACCTAGGCAGCCTGTACTGCTGAGGGAGTGAGTATGGGACTGAATTCTGAAGAGCTTGATCAGAAGGGCTggaatataaaattgaatatgaGAGAATTAATCAATCTGAGAATGCTGTCCCAGTTTATAGGATTTAACACCCTGGCAAAGACCCCAGGAGATGATGTGAATTCACTACTAGGATGGCTCCttaaagaatggagaaaacaggccgggcgctgtggctcacgcctgtaatcctagctcttgggaggccgaggcgggcggattgctcaaggtcaggagttcaataccagcctgagcaagagcgagaccccgtctctactataaatagaaagaaattaattggccaactgatatatatatataaaaaattagccgggcatggtggcgcatgcctgtagtcccagctactcgggaggctgaggcgggaggatcacttgagcccagaagtttgaggttgctgtgagctaggctgacgccacggcactcactctagcctggacaacaaagtgagactctgtctcaaaaaaaaaaaaaaaaaaaaaaaaaagaatggagaaaacaaTGGCCCACATTAAGTGAGATGTCACGGTTGCCATAGCAGATGGTGGAAAAGGGATTATAGACTCAGAGAAGTGGGAATGatagaataaatatattgtgTAAGGCCAGGGAATCTTCCAGAAGATTATATTCTGCAGGAGGACTGAAAGGACACACCACTTACCAAAGCTGTAAATACACTGGTGAGAGGGGCACCAGCATCACTAAGAAGTTCAGCAGTGGCTCTCCACTGCAGGCCAGGGCTCAGAGTAGGAGAGGATGTTATGGAATGAGAATCACAGATAGAAATGATGATGGCTCTGAAACAATAGAGGCAGGATGGCTGCACTTAATTCTCAGAAGCCAGGTGGATACAAATGCCTGCAGAGTCAGCATGCCAGCAGGGAGTCCTGCCCTGCACAGAGCTTTGAAGATGGTTAGTAGGACACTGTGTCTCTGGTGGGCAGATGGTTAAGAGATAGTTGGTAGAATACGAACAGTCAATATAACACAGTGCCCTGGGGGAAATAGGCAGCCAACAATCTGCACTCAATCTGTagaatcaaaagaaagcaaaggtgGTTGGGAGTCTGAAGGAAGTTGCCTCAATAAAAAGTCACAATCTCTTGCCCAGCTTTAGGTCCTAAGTCAGTTTTGATCTGGAGCACAGTGTTTGAAGGAAAGGCTGGGTGCCAGGAAGAAGGACCTTATAACACATGCATGCTAATGATTCCTCTGGTCCTTCCATTTATTCAGGTAACTGTGTgccaaggaaaaaagaatatcCAAACATTTTGAGGACAGATGGACACTGTTCTAGCTTGATATTGACATCCAGAGACCTAAAGTGTCATAAACCCCCCTGGTTAGAATGGGTGCATATGGAAGCCAGATATTAAATGAGAtcctgagccaggcacagtggctcacacctggaataccagcactttgggaagccaaagttagaggattgcttgaggccaggagtttgagaccagcctgggcagcatagcgagaccccatctctataaaaaaacaaaaaaaattttttttaattaaatggaaaCTTGGCTGGCCTAGGTCTGGTTCACAGCGGGTCCACTGGGTCCACACATCCACTCAGTGGTTATTTTCCTGATCTCTGAATATATAATTGGAATAGACATAGTTGGTAATTGGTACAAACTCcatagtattaatagtttcttgGCCTGTGGAGTCAGAACTATTTGTAGATGAGAAGGCCACGTGGAAACTTCTGAAACTGCCCTCCCCTTCCATGGCCAAGAtagtaaatgaaaacatatacttGGGAGAGGGTTGATAGAAATTAGTGCCACCTTTGGAGACCTAGAGAATTTAGTCATGTGGTCTCCATCATATCTTCATTTAATTCACCAGTTGACCCTCTGCAAAACGTGGATAGAGCTTGATGGATGATAGTAGATTATTGCAAATTCAACCAAATATTAAGACTATTGCAATGGCCATGCCAGATGTGGTATCTTTGCCCGCGCAGATTAACATGGCCTTAGGTACCTGCTATTCAGCTATTGATTTGGAAAATGTGGTTTTCCTATCCATATTGGAATAGAATATCATGAAGAGTTCACATTCACATAGAATAGACAACAGTATGCATTTATGGTTTTTCCTCAGTGCTCTACTAACTCTCATGTCCTTTGTTATAATATAGTCTGAAGAGATCTGGACCACTTGAACATCCTTCAGAATATAATACTAGTCCACTATGTTCATGCCATCATGCTAATTGGACCAAAATGAGTAAGAACGGGCTAGCTCATTGGAGGACTTGGTAAGACACATGCACTATGGAAGATGGGAGATAAACCCTATAGAGATCCAGGGGCTGGCTACATTAAGTGTAATTATTAGGGGTTGAATAGTCTGGGAAATGCCAGGATGTCCTTTACTCTTCAAAGTAAAGGACAAATTAGGGCACTTTTCACCTTCTTCATAGAGAAGGATGCTCAATGCCTAGTAGGCATCTTTGGGTTCTGGAAGCAGCACATTTCACACCTGGAATTACTGTTTCAACTTATACACTGGGTAACAAAAAAAACTGCTACCTTTGAGTGGGGCTAGAGTAGAAGGCCCTATAGCAGGTCCAGGGGTCAGTTTCAAGTAGTCCTGCCACTTGACCCATACAAAAGACAGACCTTATGGTATTAGAGTTATCTGTGTTGGTAACAGATGCCATGCTATGACAAAATCACGAAGTAGTCAGCTAGAGTTGTGGAGCAAAGCCATGTCACAGGAAGtggagaattattaatatatacctgCTAAAAATAGCTCCTGGCATGCCACTGCATCCTGGTAGAGCTGGAATGCCTAACTATAGGACATCGAGTAACCGTGCAGCCTGAACTGCCCCTTACAGGCTGAGTTCTGTCAGATCCACCAGGGTATAATGTTGGGCAGGCCCAACAACAAGATGGAAGTTTTACATGCAGGATTAAGTACAAGCAAAACTGGAGGGCACAAGCAGTTGCACAATCAAGTAGAGCAGATCCTTCATGATATCCACTACTGTTGCACTAGCACCTTTCCTTCATCTTGCACCTATTGCCTCCTGGGCGATCTCTTATGTCAAGATGACTGAGCAGGCATCTGTTTGTAGATTGGTGGGCTTGGTATATGGGTATCAGCAAATGTGGCAACTCCAACCTGAGAAGGGAATGGTGACCAGTAATGAGGATATGGGACATACCACCAGGTAAACCCTCAAGACCCTAAGAATGATAGGGATCTATAAATGATATAGAAAGGATCATTTGTAGCTTTGAGACCAGTTGCAGCTTTAGGGGCTATAGTTTAAGTTTCTCCCAGGAAGAGAGGTTCACCAGACTCCTGGAGGAGCCAATCTCAGAACTTACATGAAGTGGGTCTGGAACACACAAGGGGTGAACTGTGGTGCATACTGTAATGTCCTGCTCAGATTTCCCTTTAGCAATAAAGGACTTACTACTTTAGTTGGTAGGAATATTGCCATCAGGGAGCCCTTGGCTGTTGGCTCCCTTCAGGGATTGAGCTGAAGAGAGAGCTGCCTTGTTCAAGATCACACCCTTTCCTCAAGGAGGCCCACATCCAATGACTCATTGACACTGCTTGTAAAGGCCTGGCCCTTTTGCCCCAACTAGGAACAGCAAAGTTTTATCTTATCTTTAGAATTTCCTACAGGATATGCTGAGGCATTCCATTGACAGTGCCTTGAAATTTGATTTATCCCTCTGTTcattcctgcttccttccttcctccctttccttccacaAATTTTGATCCCAGGAGCACTTACAAATAAATCTCCTGCATTCTAATCTTTATCTCAGAACCTGCTTCCTGAGGAATCCAATCTATCAAATCTGCAGCAGTGTTTTGCACGTCACATCTCTGTCTATTAATATCTATCTATCCTAAAATCAGGAGTAACATGAGTTGCTTAATATTGCAAAACATTCTTCAGCCTCTATAGGCAACTGTTGTAAATACTGCACTAATTTTCATTATTCTTGAAATCGTAAATTGGAAAATACAGACAAACAAGAAAACGGACACTGGG is a window encoding:
- the ARMCX4 gene encoding armadillo repeat-containing X-linked protein 4, which gives rise to MGRIQEVGWVTAGLVICAGTCYYIYKVTKGRDQSVRRLARNGSRVKMETVVGVQNQTLAINEATAGSQIETRPKTKTGAEGGPGAEVDTKVTARARPKANSRAKAMAEEEAKIQSEAKVVSGTLDMTEAVTLNEAETEAEAREVALKEAVTQTDGEAGRLVKKEALTQTKAKSWAVDAKDEAKKEAMTQTKAEARILAEKEINRVMVTQSETLAVTREVAKMEAMNKTGIVAETKARALEETVSVAKTQSEARPGATVDARGNSNGMSREVAGVDMKSYAQSQAVTKIRGDDMPGAGVEDKGNCKTMSGADMMASAQIVAKSQAEATPGARVDAWGNVNAMCEVGAGADMRACIQPQKQAEVISSAKVDGRGNTNVMLKATTGADTWAAAHPQAVASAQAEAIPDAKVKGRSNPNAMAKAGARANSRVNSQAEALPDAKDKSRGNPNIMAKAEAGTDMLSCTHPQPVANVQADSLPDGQIKAKGNADTMSKEGAGTDIRAQPQVMAQSQGEALPNTKGKAKGKAKAKCKAGIGTDMKTCVQPQAGAKTQAEASPDCKVDGKGDLNAVSRAGAKADQKACGPPQVVTSSQGEALPGSKNRVKGNLKAVPTAETGAGTTGSAQVVASSQGEALPGTKNKVKCNSNAVSKAGAGTDTTDFAQPQVMASSQGEALPATKNKVKCNSNAVSKAGAGTDTTGSAQPQSVAYSQGEALPGAKNKVKGNRNAVPKVGAGADTTGSAQPQSVSNSQSEALLGAKNKVKGDLNAVSKAEAGAGTMGSAQPQAVATSQGEALLGAKNKVKGNPNAMSKAETGMSAVGSAQTQAMAKSQNEALLGARNKVRGNSNAMSKAEVGTGTMGSAQPQVVAISQGEALPGAKNKVRGSLNAVSKAEAGANTMSSAQPQAVTNSQSENLLGARSKVRGNLSAVPKAGSGAGKRHSSRSQVVASSQGETLPGARDKAMTSSEAEATAEHVVYAKPDAETVPTSESEVGSSAQACRKTQPNVHDYYWNGIGVEDWIAAERWIKFRFQAMDGDWENSVSWADDENVAGIGSWSGANDKADIAGSWAVACDEASVKSWAGARAENEVSIGSWAGAGNQASGGIWVGGQSSEGSWAGDKASGSTWAVAEGRAIGVSWTGAENQACGGAWAVSGNQAIGEVWAGGQASDGSWPGGQASGVSWAGAGAIGGSWTGAENQVSGASWAGAAAGNMYTVGYWTGAVDQTNGLSWAGTGDQSGNGSKPQFEGQASGGCRVGPEDQSSGGSWANIADQASGGSRLGPVDQSGGGSWAEAGDAAMGGAWTETGDQSGGGSKPRFENQASEGGSWVGAVGQAGGGSKLGPEDQSSGRSWANSGDQINGGFLVAAVDQATGGSWAGAGAGAGDPASGGAKPVFEDQASGGGSWANAGDQTGGGSRLGPREQSSGVSWAGTGDQASGWFCIYTGNQTHGGGSWGGAGGQDVGVSMPGSTDQSSGGSWAGTGSQVSGGSWAGAGAGAVDQVGGCSKSGFEGQTIGGGFWISAGDQASGASRPGPEDQSSGGCSWGVAGGQLIAGSRPGPADQSSGGSWTGTGNQASGMSWVGPGDQAGGCSKPEFEGQACGGGSWAGSGDQGSGEPWVVSRPENEASGESRLEPEGQASGRFQVSFEVEANEGFWFGPGAEACIGTWCWTGEEAIILPRLDIKEKAIESKSGAGEEAGVSSSSEAENKAVIGCWVRPQEAAFMGFCVGAEAGAEAGAEAGAGAEAGAEAGAEAGAEAGGEAGAEAGAERGAEATAEGFWSLGGDATTIGFRLGAREEAGAASWTLAWDMDEDELSRESSPDIEEISLRSLFWAESENSNEFRSKSERDVNFESGAGDNASIKDNFEAADGVDISSWFCSDYENRSEDKSAPEAKAKMSAESRGTYPSMVPGAGMGLLDGAMIWSETKFPHQIAASFLAEGDVRKQVRHWSCRCKREANLDPQDLEKLICMVEMTENPSVHEIANNALYNSADYPYSHEIVRNMGGISVIESLLSNPHPSVRQKALNALNNISVAAENHRKVKTYLSQVCEDTVTYPLNSNVQLAGLRLIRHLTITSEYQHMVTNYISEFLRLLTLGSGETKDHVLGMLLNFSKNPSMTKDLLIANAPTSLINIFSKKETKENILNALSLFENINYHFKRRAKAFCQDQFSKNSLYFLFQRPKACAKKLRALAAECNDPEVKEKVELLISKL